A single genomic interval of Anthonomus grandis grandis chromosome 17, icAntGran1.3, whole genome shotgun sequence harbors:
- the LOC126746119 gene encoding ras-related protein M-Ras-like gives MRAMTKPPTDNLPTVKLVVVGDGGVGKSAITIQFFQKLFVTDYDPTIEDSYMQHVEVDGQWCMLDVLDTAGQEEFSAMREQYMRKGDGFLLVYSVTDKNSYENIIHFHTQILRVKDRDTYPMLLVANKVDLVHLRKVTEEQGRELAHKLGIPYIETSAKDPPLNIDATFHEVVRIVRNQPQNDSEKRRKNTLQGCAKCTII, from the exons ATGAGAGCCATGACAAAACCCCCGACAGACAACTTGCCCACCGTCAAATTGGTGGTGGTAGGAGACGGTGGGGTGGGCAAAAGTGCCATCACGatacagtttttccaaaaactcTTCGTTACCGACTATGACCCCACCATCGAGGACAGCTACATGCAACATGTCGAGGTCGATGGACAATGGTGCATGCTCGACG TGCTGGACACCGCCGGCCAAGAAGAGTTCAGCGCTATGCGTGAACAATATATGAGAAAAGGAGACGGGTTCCTTCTAGTTTATTCAGTAACTGACAAAAATAGTTACGAGAACATTATTCATTTTCACACACAGATCCTCAGGGTGAAAGACAG AGATACATATCCCATGCTCCTCGTGGCCAATAAGGTGGACCTGGTGCATTTGCGGAAAGTGACCGAGGAGCAGGGCAGGGAGTTGGCCCACAAGCTGGGCATCCCTTATATCGAAACTAGTGCCAAGGATCCGCCTTTGAATATCGATGCCACTTTTCACGAG GTGGTGCGTATTGTGAGAAATCAACCGCAAAACGACAGCGAAAAGAGACGCAAAAACACCCTCCAAGGGTGCGCCAAGTGCACGATTATCTAA
- the LOC126746116 gene encoding receptor-type guanylate cyclase Gyc76C-like, which produces MRLGQASLLVTLLLCLSRIPSNAESVLPPVNVDDDWSRPPPITAPTPYYAGHLNGTDYHDLYNLMEDEEEDNRFSPSAGGFKRENLTVGDLKKESLDDHKVKLVLGYLTAVKGVLKERQGLMISGAISMAIKEINQDESILPNVTLVLRWNDTRGDTVVATRAMTDMICEGVAAFFGPEGACYVEAIVSQARNIPMISYKCSDYKASDVPTFARTEPPDTQVTKSIFSLLTYYNWHKFSIIYEERWDTVALSLEKQAAALNMSVQHKKNARDRHRCCEQNYKCCHTGFWYDFIQNSKNKTRIYVFLGTPYSLIDFMDNMQRAQLFENGEYIVIYADMNTYLKKESHRYIFKFDEIEKYKSCKEFTDYQNWRKRAKSLFVVVPTAPSDNYKKFSEDVRQHNELDPFDFHTFQLFVNYMPEFVSIYAAYLYDSVKLYASALHYLLAQETVLNENVIREIASNGTKIIETIIKINQTYRSVTGAVIKLDKNGDSEGNFSVLAYKESEQVSFPGPKYNFSCPFLIGPVGQFYQSDDVDLPQYKINPNTKILWAGGDKPSDEPSCGFDNELCQKTDTHRNSIIAAGLLAITLFCASVVTMSIYRKWKIEQEIEGLLWKIDREDIHNYLERDLVSSPSRLSLCSASVTSYESRGGLQVFTTTATYKGVVVRIKELTFSRKKDISREVMKEMRLLRDLRHDNVNSFIGACVQPTSLLLVTDYCAKGSLYDIIENEDIKLDKMFVASLVHDLIKGMLYLHNSLLGCHGNLKSSNCVVTSRWVLQVTDFGLIDLRHYATQDYSEEEHQIYRNLLWKAPELLRYPDMYPRGSQKGDVYAFALILYEILGRRGPFGPVHNEPKDIVLSIKEPKEGQPLVRPDVDLLYDSEVGCDGYVLEVMQECWAENPDHRPDFATIRTKLKGMKEGKSKNIMDQMMDMMVTYANNLEELVNERTRLLYEEKNKTEDLLHRMLPKPVAARLTKGYGIEPESFDQVTIYFSDIVGFTAMSAESTPLQVVDFLNDLYTVFDRIIKGYDVYKVETIGDAYMVVSGLPIRNGDNHAGHIASMALDLLAAVKKHSVRHRPNETLKLRIGIHTGPVVAGVVGLTMPRYCLFGDTVNTASRMESNGEPLKIHISMQCKEALEKLGGYVIEGRGIVNMKGKGAVETFWLVGANDAAIKPVEVDYNDLPPLFCGPRRSPKLNNESRQPSIVGGHGGLHSRRHSSVPREPHGTYGGSRSTINTAFGSQLIDAPEEGRYKPRPRRVLSSIASSSDEPHKSWGVLNKIRESKSLDPLPAANAATTGRTSKSPLDLIDSFLKGRKRSAQSLIEDWDNQKEIQIIAIPKDKMVNNNFPNGNLLSMTREEQLGFIEDAQVPLLKPPLVVRHRGGSDFLGSDCSKPKLTHSLDALPTKEYNLVQKNSFKKFLAGVAGIFNGNSVKSSHASLRKGVLNEYNNIQQPDSESMV; this is translated from the exons ATGCGCCTCGGCCAGGCTTCTCTCCTAGTCACGCTGCTGTTGTGTCTGTCGCGCATCCCCTCCAACGCAGAATCGGTGCTGCCGCCCGTGAACGTCGACGACGATTGGTCGCGGCCGCCCCCGATCACCGCCCCCACCCCTTATTACGCGGGTCATTTGAACGGCACCGATTACCATGACCTCTATAACCTCATGGAGGACGAGGAGGAGGACAACCGGTTTTCTCCCTCGGCGGGAGGTTTCAAAAGGGAGAACCTCACCGTGGGCGACCTCAAGAAGGAGTCTCTCGATGACCACAAGGTGAAACTGGTGCTCGGGTACCTGACGGCGGTCAAGGGGGTGCTCAAAGAGCGACAGGGTCTGATGATCTCCGGAGCCATATCTATGGCCATCAAAGAG ATCAATCAAGACGAATCGATTCTGCCCAACGTGACGCTGGTGTTGCGTTGGAACGACACCAGGGGCGACACCGTCGTGGCCACCCGCGCTATGACCGACATGATCTGCGAGGGCGTGGCCGCCTTTTTCGGTCCAGAGGGCGCCTGCTACGTCGAGGCGATCGTCTCTCAGGCCCGAAACATCCCGATGATCAGTTAC AAATGCTCGGATTACAAGGCGTCCGACGTGCCCACCTTTGCCAGAACGGAACCGCCCGACACCCAG GTGACCAAGTCGATCTTCTCGCTGCTGACTTACTACAACTGGCACAAGTTCTCCATCATTTACGAGGAACGGTGGGACACGGTCGCCCTTTCGCTGGAAAAACAGGCGGCCGCCCTTAACATGTCGGTGCAGCACAAAAAGAACGCGAGGGACAGGCACAGGTGCTGCGAGCAGAATTATAAGTGTTGTCACACGGGGTTTTGGTACGACTTCATTCAGAACTCGAAAAACAAAACTAGGA TTTACGTATTCCTGGGTACCCCATACTCCCTAATAGACTTCATGGACAACATGCAAAGGGCCCAACTGTTCGAAAACGGCGAATACATCGTCATATATGCCGACATGAACACCTATTTGAAAAAAGAGAGCCATCGGTACATTTTCA AATTCGACGAGATTGAAAAGTATAAGAGTTGCAAAGAGTTTACTGATTACCAAAACTGGCGCAAGAGGGCCAAGTCGTTGTTCGTGGTGGTACCTACCGCCCCCTCGGataattataagaaattttcCGAAGATGTACGACAACATAACGAACTGGATCCCTTTGATTTTCACACTTTTCAATTGTTCGTCAACTATATGCCTGAA TTCGTAAGCATTTACGCGGCCTACCTATACGACTCGGTAAAACTATACGCGTCCGCCCTGCACTATTTGTTGGCCCAGGAAACTGTACTAAATGAAAATGTCATACGGGAAATCGCTTCTAACGGTACCAAAATCATCGAGACCATCATCAAAATCAATCAGACCTACAGGA gtgttACGGGGGCGGTGATAAAACTAGACAAAAACGGCGACTCGGAGGGCAATTTTTCGGTGCTGGCGTACAAGGAGTCGGAGCAAGTGAGTTTCCCGGGGCCAAAGTACAATTTTTCATGTCCCTTTCTGATCGGTCCGGTGGGACAGTTTTACCAATCGGACGACGTGGATCTTCCG CAATACAAGATCAACCCGAATACGAAAATCTTATGGGCGGGAGGTGACAAACCGAGCGACGAGCCGAGTTGCGGGTTCGACAACGAGTTGTGCCAAAAAACGGACACGCACCGCAACAGCATCATCGCGGCCGGACTGTTGGCCATCACGTTGTTCTGCGCAAGCGTTGTCACCATGAGCATCTACCGCAAGTGGAAAATCGAGCAGGAAATCGAGGGTTTGCTGTGGAAAATCGACCGGGAGGACATCCACAACTACTTGGAACGAGATTTAGTGTCCAGTCCTAGTCGG TTAAGCTTATGCAGTGCCAGCGTCACTTCTTACGAGTCCCGAGGGGGTCTGCAGGTGTTTACCACCACGGCAACTTATAAAGGAGTAGTGGTACGCATTAAGGAACTGACCTTTTCCCGGAAAAAAGACATCTCCCGGGAGGTGATGAAGGAAATGCGACTTTTACGGGATTTAAGGCACGACAACGTCAATTCGTTCATCGGGGCATGCGTGCAACCGACCTCCTTACTACTAGTCACCGATTACTGCGCCAAAGGCAGCCTGTAT GATATTATAGAAAATGAGGACATCAAGCTGGACAAGATGTTCGTTGCCTCCCTGGTGCACGATCTCATCAAG GGCATGCTGTATTTGCACAATTCGTTGTTGGGTTGCCATGGCAACTTGAAGTCGTCGAACTGCGTGGTGACCAGCCGCTGGGTGCTACAAGTGACCGATTTCGGTCTTATTGACCTCCGCCATTACGCCACCCAAGACTATAGCGAGGAGGAGCATCAGATTTATCGAA ACCTCTTATGGAAGGCCCCCGAGCTTCTCAGGTATCCGGACATGTACCCCAGGGGGTCCCAGAAGGGGGATGTGTACGCCTTTGCCCTGATTTTATACGAGATATTGGGGCGCAGAGGTCCGTTCGGTCCGGTACATAACGAACCGAAAGACATCGTTTTATCGATCAAGGAACCGAAAGAGGGTCAACCGTTGGTCAGACCGGATGTGGATCTGCTCTACGACTCAGAAGTGGGATGCGACGGGTACGTGCTGGAGGTGATGCAGGAGTGCTGGGCCGAGAATCCGGATCACCGGCCGGATTTTGCCACTATTAGGACCAAATTGAAAGGCATGAAGGAGGGAAA GAGTAAGAACATAATGGACCAAATGATGGACATGATGGTAACGTACGCCAATAATTTGGAGGAGCTCGTGAACGAGCGAACCCGACTGTTATACGAGGAAAAGAACAAAACCGAAGACTTACTGCACAGGATGTTACCAAA ACCGGTCGCTGCAAGACTCACCAAAGGTTACGGGATCGAACCGGAATCCTTCGATCAAGTGACGATTTACTTCAGCGACATCGTGGGCTTCACCGCCATGTCCGCCGAGAGTACCCCACTGCAAGTCGTCGACTTTCTAAACGATCTTTATACAGTATTCGATAGGATTATCAAAGGTTATGACGTGTACAAGGTGGAAACCATCGGGGACGCCTATATGGTG GTTTCAGGGTTGCCCATCAGGAACGGCGACAACCATGCCGGGCATATCGCTTCGATGGCCTTGGACCTACTGGCAGCTGTCAAGAAACATAGCGTACGTCACAGGCCGAATGAAACGTTAAAACTTCGCATAGGAATACATACCG GTCCAGTGGTGGCGGGTGTGGTGGGGCTCACGATGCCCCGTTACTGTCTCTTCGGCGACACAGTGAACACCGCCTCCCGCATGGAGAGTAACGGGGAACCCCTGAAGATCCACATCAGCATGCAGTGCAAGGAGGCCTTGGAAAAATTGGGCGGCTACGTCATCGAGGGGCGGGGCATCGTCAACATGAAGGGCAAGGGGGCGGTCGAGACTTTTTGGCTGGTGGGGGCGAACGACGCCGCCATCAAACCGGTCGAGGTCGATTACAACGATTTGCCGCCGCTTTTCTGCGGGCCGCGACGCAGCCCGAAGTTGAACAACGAGTCGAGGCAACCCTCGATCGTCGGCGGACACGGCGGGTTGCATAGCAGGAGGCACTCGAGCGTGCCCCGGG AGCCTCACGGTACGTATGGAGGCTCTCGTTCGACGATAAACACCGCCTTCGGGAGTCAACTGATCGATGCCCCAGAGGAGGGTCGCTACAAGCCACGGCCCAGGCGAGTTTTGTCGAGTATCGCGAGCAGCTCAGACGAGCCGCACAAGAGTTGGGGGGTCCTGAACAAAATCCGGGAGTCCAAGTCGTTGGATCCGTTACCAGCAGCAAACGCTGCTACCACCG GTCGGACCAGTAAAAGCCCCCTGGATTTGATCGATTCGTTCTTGAAGGGCCGGAAACGGTCCGCCCAAAGCCTCATCGAGGACTGGGATAACCAGAAAGAGATCCAGATCATCGCCATCCCCAAGGACAAAATGGTGAACAACAATTTCCCAAACGGGAATTTGCTGAGTATGACCAGGGAGGAGCAGTTGGGATTCATCGAGGACGCGCAGGTGCCGCTCCTAAAGCCGCCCCTCGTCGTAAGACATCGGGGCGGCAGCGATTTTCTCGGCAGCGATTGCAGCAAACCGAAATT GACTCATTCCCTGGACGCCCTCCCGACAAAAGAGTACAATTTGGTGCAGAAAAACTCGTTCAAGAAATTCTTGGCGGGCGTGGCGGGCATTTTTAACGGGAACAGCGTGAAGTCGAGCCACGCTTCGCTACGCAAGGGGGTCTTAAACGAGTACAATAACATTCAGCAACCGGATAGTGAGAGTATGGTTTAG
- the LOC126746118 gene encoding solute carrier family 25 member 35-like has translation MDFVCGGLAASGASIFSNPFDVLKTRMQLQGELQAKGEHAVHYKNVFHGAYVVAKNEGLAGLQKGLGVAMILHGSRNFVRLGIYQTMENEGLLTDPHGRTILYKSALASAFAGAAGAFVGSPLFLIKTQLQSQAAEQIAVGHQHGHRGAIRAIRSIYQQNGVFGLWRGVNGTMLRALAGSSSQLTTFALSKDKLKEIDILQNSPLLTSLVASIFSGLVQTVCINPFDVVSTRLFNQAVDANGRGVLYSGVVDCFGKILKTEGFLGLYKGVVANYMRLAPHAMFCLLFWDILKGWKLLYFENR, from the exons ATGGATTTCGTGTGTGGGGGGTTGGCGGCCAGCGGAGCCTCAATATTCAGCAACCCCTTCGACGTCCTAAAAACCCGTATGCAGCTACAAGGCGAATTACAAGCGAAAGGCGAACACGCGGTCCATTACAAGAACGTTTTCCATGGGGCGTACGTGGTGGCCAAAAACGAGGGTCTCGCGGGGCTGCAAAAGGGTCTGGGGGTCGCGATGATCCTGCACGGATCGCGGAATTTCGTCCGACTGGGGATTTACCAGACGATGGAGAACGAAGGGTTGCTGACTGACCCCCACGGCAGGACGATATTGTACAAAAGTGCGCTGGCGAGTGCTTTCGCGGGTGCGGCGGGGGCTTTTGTCGGTAGTCCCCTTTTCTTAATTAAGACTCAGCTGCAATCGCAGGCGGCCGAGCAGATCGCGGTGGGGCACCAGCACGGACATAGAGGAGCAATCAGGGCTATCCGGAGCATTTATCAACAGAATGGG gtttttggCTTGTGGAGAGGCGTGAACGGGACAATGTTGCGTGCCTTAGCAGGTTCCTCGTCCCAACTCACCACTTTCGCTTTATCCAAAGACAAATTGAAAGAAATCGACATATTGCAAAACTCCCCGTTACTTACATCGCTAGTCGCCAGTATTTTTAGCGGTTTGGTGCAAACCGTCTGTATTAATCCGTTCGATGTGGTTTCCACGCGTCTATTCAACCAGG cggTCGACGCGAATGGCCGAGGCGTCCTCTACAGTGGCGTAGTCGATTGTTTTGGTAAAATACTAAAGACCGAGGGCTTTTTAGGGTTGTACAAAGGCGTGGTAGCTAATTATATGCGGTTGGCGCCACATGCgatgttttgtttattgttttggGATATTTTAAAGGGCTGGAAGCTGTTGTACTTTGAAAACAGATag
- the LOC126746117 gene encoding uncharacterized protein LOC126746117, producing MDSQIFNANVSASDLDEETKKKLKGDTIGDTLYSESFVLKTLMTLTSTKLELTEDLEQDLCFLWDMTVEKDVCEYLFDVKYPSIVCEVLPACEEARLIEILIGTLANTLLADCDKSISESEVETVLKEFETSDSAVLVQLMRFLEALAHGAPHLVNLLDENRFIFILNYSENEELITQTIRTLVRVTKGFNLSEVKLSVELVMATMEGFKTVFLLSSDLDNKESKAGVKTFLVLMANYCAYAQQFHKEDVCSCISDSEVIRDVLSEVIKYFSEETNLFPVTDDFCDCISSFNVIISTGGVSMVSSELFKEIFLNLLQIFHYLHKARQECVDSFNVVLELLGLTFHILDQEIVLNELKHVPYKRGIVVLNCLKENSRTFDFDICDKLKFMYANFK from the coding sequence ATGgattcccaaatattcaatgcCAACGTCAGTGCCTCCGACCTAGACGaggaaaccaaaaaaaaactaaaaggaGACACCATAGGCGATACCCTATACAGTGAATCATTTGTCTTAAAAACCTTGATGACCCTCACATCAACGAAACTTGAACTTACCGAGGACCTGGAGCAAGATTTGTGTTTCCTATGGGACATGACCGTGGAAAAGGACGTTTGCGAGTACTTATTCGATGTTAAATACCCCTCAATTGTTTGTGAGGTTTTGCCTGCATGTGAGGAGGCTAGACTCATTGAAATCCTTATAGGAACATTGGCGAACACCTTACTGGCAGACTGCGATAAAAGCATCAGTGAGAGTGAGGTAGAAACGGTCTTAAAGGAGTTTGAAACGAGTGATTCGGCGGTTTTAGTGCAGCTGATGCGGTTCCTGGAGGCTCTGGCCCATGGGGCTCCACATTTAGTGAATTTACTGGATGAAAACCGTTTTATATTCATATTAAACTACTCGGAGAATGAGGAGCTGATTACTCAAACTATAAGGACTTTAGTGAGGGTCACCAAGGGGTTTAATTTAAGTGAGGTTAAGTTGAGTGTGGAGCTCGTTATGGCCACCATGGAAGGCTTTAAAACAGTGTTTTTGTTGTCAAGTGATTTGGATAATAAGGAGAGCAAGGCGGGCGTTAAGACGTTTTTGGTTTTGATGGCAAATTATTGTGCTTATGCCCAACAGTTTCATAAAGAGGATGTTTGCAGTTGTATAAGTGATAGTGAGGTTATTAGAGATGTGCTTAGTGAGGTTATAAAGTATTTTAGTGAGGAGACTAATCTGTTTCCGGTGACTGATGATTTTTGTGATTGCATCAGTAGTTTTAATGTGATTATTAGTACTGGGGGGGTTTCGATGGTGTCCTCTGAGttgtttaaagaaattttcttaaatttattgcaaatttttcattatttgcaTAAGGCGAGACAAGAGTGTGTCGATAGTTTTAATGTTGTCTTAGAACTTTTGGGTTTAACGTTTCATATTCTTGAtcaagaaattgttttaaatgaactgaaaCATGTGCCCTACAAGAGAGGGATTGTTGTGCTAAACTGCTTAAAAGAGAATTCAAGGACTTTTGACTTTGATATTTGCGATAAGTTAAAGTTCATGTAtgctaattttaaataa